Proteins encoded together in one Anopheles darlingi chromosome 3, idAnoDarlMG_H_01, whole genome shotgun sequence window:
- the LOC125957858 gene encoding uncharacterized protein LOC125957858 translates to MQHRQPFRKESFRDRPLHRAAAEGDTKAVAERLAQDINPYEPAEKGITPLFVAVRNRKEAVVRLLLDRYEEDLHSVRETIKHRFLWKVEATGWRSRPILIAWTREECERAVELATNCPAGIPLNAQVFVWLHHIHEGHRFVALDVANRSKLVAVFRFIGQLLPNGVLSLDRSDYRENYDNCLQVACCYSTVEIVDLLIARGASLTLGTGPNDRTPFMAACEMGRELMIEHLLAKHIDRFDPTSRRQDGKNIVHLLVQMQEHKLLKQLMDRLVQYRVKKFRETDSQAFNQIFFYRAPEDWSGEHIWHHVRSQPIKQLCAKYAEQYKLDVTVELPGTILLGYLVCEGLLFNYCFEAIRNDFSLLRLCGGYDELPILHSLIVRKRLKFAEKLYRDHGEIVKGIFEAEPNQAYSTMRYVMQLADESGLQFILKHHREYFLRDVDKLLESTVGMNFFKELRHKSPRFVDFLMEVIPEFQNAINEAKSAKKETYELDNDFNDLFEKLRNSFAKTVEQLEADGKVLEEYRDGSDQRSFLHAAANYGDLTLMERLLERNFDVLVRDRNSLLPIHLTYQESAFEMLLAKNESAQLQYLTEERYNLLHICCKRGFRSPGVLERLCANGIDVNGAAPDGQLPLSLASCSGTVRFLLKRGARVELLNDQLVEANLSNMCYCGAWELLPHIAHLDWFTKIAHRYLPWMVGSQNRDSFSCSNERNLTDHEGIRRILFDSLYKHSRQQASELFTTVAHRAIVCCTRWFLDYDYDLNYDHADYMGYTPLLGLVSYMEVPNSDIIERLLRKSINVNAVTDRKQTALILFADRFRSAHWYGHTVDTARLLVNRGVNIDAQDEEGNTALHLAFRGEHWELVVFLIESNANLALKNVAGKVACEMASAFSQILYGFLRRL, encoded by the exons ATGCAACATCGGCAACCCTTCCGGAAGGAAAGCTTCCGGGATCGGCCTTTGCACCGAGCAGCGGCTGAAGGTGATACCAAAGCAGTGGCAGAGCGTTTGGCTCAAGATATCAATCCTTATGAACCGGCAGAAAAGGGCATTACACCGTTGTTTGTTGCGGTACGGAACAGGAAAGAAGccgtcgttcgtttgctgctcgatcgttACGAGGAGGATCTGCATAGCGTTCGTGAAACCATCAAACATCGGTTTCTGTGGAAGGTAGAAGCAACCGGATGGAGGAGCAGACCCATCTTGATTGCTTGGACGAGGGAAGAATGCGAGAGAGCCGTCGAATTGGCGACAAACTGTCCGGCGGGCATACCTCTGAACGCGCAAGTCTTCGTTTGGCTCCATCACATACACGAGGGACATCGCTTCGTAGCGTTGGATGTGGCCAACCGCAGCAAACTGGTCGCGGTGTTTCGATTCATCGGGCAGCTTCTTCCGAACGGAGTACTTTCCCTGGATCGAAGTGACTACCGGGAGAATTACGACAACTGTCTTCAGGTGGCCTGCTGCTACTCTACTGTGGAAATAGTGGATCTGTTGATCGCCAGAGGAGCCTCCTTGACCCTGGGGACTGGTCCAAACGATAGAACCCCGTTCATGGCGGCTTGTGAGATGGGACGAGAGCTGATGATTGAGCATCTGCTCGCGAAACacatcgatcgtttcgatccAACCTCACGAAGGCAGGATGGGAAAAACATAGTGCATTTGTTGGTGCAAATGCAAGAGCATAAGCTTCTAAAACAATTAATGGATCGTTTAGTACAGTATCGTGTGAAGAAGTTCCGGGAAACTGACTCCCAAGCATTCAACCAAATCTTTTTCTATCGCGCTCCAGAAGACTGGTCTGGCGAACACATTTGGCACCATGTACGATCACAACCAATCAAGCAACTGTGCGCCAAGTACGCCGAACAGTATAAACTGGATGTAACCGTTGAGTTGCCAGGCACTATACTGCTAGGGTACCTGGTTTGCGAAGGTTTACTGTTCAATTACTGTTTCGAGGCGATCagaaatgatttttcattgCTACGATTGTGTGGTGGTTATGATGAGTTACCCATACTACATAGCTTGATCGTAAGGAAACGATTAAAATTCGCCGAGAAGCTGTATCGCGACCATGGCGAGATTGTAAAAGGTATATTTGAAGCGGAACCAAATCAAGCATATTCAACAATGCGCTATGTAATGCAGCTAGCAGATGAGTCCGGATTGCAGTTTATACTGAAACACCACCGAGAGTACTTCTTGCGTGATGTGGACAAATTGCTGGAATCGACCGTTGGAATGAATTTCTTCAAGGAACTACGCCACAAAAGTCCCCGTTTCGTCGATTTTCTAATGGAAGTCATTCCTGAGTTTCAGAATGCGATTAACGAAGCGAAAAGCGCCAAGAAGGAAACCTACGAACTTGATAATG ATTTTAACGACCTGTTCGAGAAGTTGAGGAATAGTTTCGCAAAAACCGTGGAGCAGCTGGAAGCAGACGGAAAGGTATTAGAAGAGTATCGAGATGGTAGTGACCAGCGATCGTTCCTGCATGCTGCAGCCAACTATGGTGATCTAACGCTGATGGAGCGCTTGCTAGAACGTAATTTTGATGTCTTGGTGCGTGATCGAAATAGCTTGTTACCGATACACCTGACCTACCAGGAGAGTGCCTTCGAAATGCTCCTAGCCAAAAACGAATCCGCTCAGCTACAATACTTGACAGAGGAGCGATACAACCTGTTGCATATTTGCTGCAAACGGGGCTTTCGGAGTCCCGGCGTTCTGGAAAGGCTGTGTGCTAATGGAATCGATGTAAACGGAGCAGCACCTGATGGACAGTTACCCCTATCATTAGCGTCTTGCTCTGGAACCGTCCGGTTTCTGCTAAAGCGCGGTGCTCGAGTGGAACTACTGAACGATCAGCTCGTGGAAGCTAACCTATCGAATATGTGCTACTGCGGGGCGTGGGAGCTTCTACCGCACATTGCACATCTAGATTGGTTTACTAAAATAGCTCACCGCTATCTACCTTGGATGGTAGGCTCGCAGAATAGGGATTCCTTTTCTTGTAGCAACGAGCGAAATCTGACCGACCATGAAGGCATTCGTCGGATTCTGTTCGATAGTCTCTACAAACACTCCCGTCAGCAGGCATCGGAACTGTTTACTACGGTCGCTCATCGTGCAATCGTTTGCTGTACGCGCTGGTTCCTGGATTACGATTACGATCTGAACTACGATCATGCCGATTATATGGGTTACACGCCACTCCTCGGTTTGGTGAGCTATATGGAGGTACCGAACAGTGATATCATTGAACGATTGTTACGGAAATCGATTAACGTGAATGCGGTGACTGATCGGAAGCAGACGGCGCTGATACTTTTCGCTGACCGTTTTCGATCGGCTCACTGGTATGGCCATACGGTGGATACGGCCCGATTGTTAGTGAATCGGGGTGTCAATATTGATGCACAGGATGAGGAAGGTAATACGGCACTGCATCTAGCGTTCCGGGGTGAACACTGGGAGCTGGTGGTTTTCTTGATTGAGTCCAATGCGAATCTAGCCCTGAAGAATGTTGCTGGCAAGGTAGCATGTGAAATGGCTTCCGCTTTTAGCCAAATTTTGTACGGATTTCTGAGAAGGctttaa
- the LOC125957860 gene encoding inositol polyphosphate 5-phosphatase E: MDKPGPEAPGTSKACNTKTPKRPFLGLLSKRSSRVEPQRCSESEDELQATGGSETGGSTFSLLGNQHQQHHRRTIPQPTTNKSSYSNGATTTTASTATTTASRQDSSNPSDTNSYQLLSTSSTTTTTTTSSTGPDSSTTSKIPLAAGGTTLLRKRDTAAARAAQLSQRLSECVTSSNGDGGQLNLCCSVDEAIVVKSSPAHNRYSHPAVSASNSTAGSETYDLQMQQRRQQLKLELTAKSCTSYPIEKTSPSRHRRPLVVGGAGGTTNEQSAEQLNGEDKGDIKANVSLVHNRVVTKPIVFREYQNHTQRAIMSSKSRFRERFLPPLHRNSMDGYEKMEQHYSSPNIADKELDGDEECLLPGGCNREQRDSRKSMSFDMVTSSGDAAKPAGTTGADEPTAGSVPRATYGSIGSADSLARQALMAAHVLNLIPAEKARQRNFLHGRLASTSLLGAAELDKLLPNREITIFIGTWNMNGQSPPRQMNDFVLPTALEHVPDVIVFGTQESCSERFEWEVTLQETLGPSHILLHSTSLGTLHLAAFIRRDLIWFCSEPEDACLSVRPGTAFRTKGAVAISFCLFGTSFLFVTSHLTAHQQKVKERVSDVKKIIHALDLPRNLTVKHRNRDVTQNFDSVYWCGDLNFRLSEPRDKLMQWIETTQFPLPAHLPHGFMHTDQLTTVLAEGAAFRGFREARITFPPTYKYDPGTQRFDSSSKQRAPAYTDRILYKFKPLPATTVHRRGSNVPPGSKISHPPSPVKCLAYDSVQSITSSDHKPVWALFRNTIRPGIDTVPLAAGLFNREVYLEGMKRRLDNAGAGSSAVCSIQ, from the exons ATGGATAAACCGGGTCCGGAAGCACCGGGCACCTCCAAAGCGTGCAACACGAAGACACCCAAACGACCGTTTTTAGGTTTGTTGTCGAAACGTTCGTCGCGCGTCGAACCGCAGCGCTGCTCGGAGAGTGAAGATGAGTTACAGGCGACAGGTGGTAGCGAAACCGGCGGATCCACCTTTAGCTTGCTCGgcaatcagcaccagcagcatcaccgaaGAACCATCCCtcagccaaccaccaacaaaaGTAGCTACAGTAATGgcgcaacgacaacgacggcttcgacggcaacgacaacagcaTCGCGCCAGGATTCATCCAACCCGAGCGATACCAACTCGTATCAGCTGCTCTCGACGTCatccaccacgacgaccacgacgacatcATCCACCGGGCCCGACTCATCGACGACATCGAAAATACCGCTTGCGGCCGGTGGTACTACGTTGCTAAGGAAGCGGGACACGGCGGCCGCTCGTGCGGCGCAACTAAGCCAACGGCTCAGTGAATGCGTCACTAGCAgtaacggtgacggtggacaGCTTAACCTCTGCTGTTCCGTCGATGAGGCGATCGTAGTGAAGTCATCACCGGCCCACAATCGCTATTCACATCCCGCCGTGAGCGCGAGCAACAGCACCGCTGGCAGCGAGACATACGATCTACAGATGCAGCAGAGAAGACAGCAACTCAAGCTTGAACTAACGGCCAAGAGCTGCACAAGCTATCCGATCGAAAAGACGAGTCCTTCGCGCCATCGAAGACCACTCGTGGTGGGGGGAGCAGGAGGCACGACTAACGAGCAATCGGCGGAACAACTCAATGGTGAGGATAAGGGAGATATCAAAGCAAACGTCTCGCTGGTCCATAATCGCGTCGTAACGAAACCGATCGTGTTCCGTGAGTATCAGAATCACACCCAGCGTGCCATCATGTCGAGTAAATCGAGATTCCGTGAGCGCTTTTTGCCACCGCTGCACCGCAACAGTATGGATGGGTACGAGAAAATGGAGCAACACTACAGCTCACCAAATATCGCTGATAAGGAGCTGGACGGTGACGAGGAGTGTCTGCTACCGGGTGGCTGTAATCGAGAGCAGCGTGATTCCCGTAAATCAATGTCGTTCGATATGGTAACATCGTCAGGAGACGCGGCAAAACCCGCAGGTACCACAGGGGCTGACGAACCAACGGCTGGAAGTGTGCCACGAGCCACTTatggatcgatcggatcggctgATTCACTCGCCCGTCAGGCATTGATGGCCGCACACGTGCTGAATTTGATTCCGGCCGAGAAGGCACGTCAGAGGAATTTTCTGCATGGAAGGCTCGCATCAACCTCACTGCTTGGTGCCGCCGAATTGGACAAGTTGCTACCGAACCGTGAAATTACCATCTTCATCGGTACGTGGAACATGAATGGCCAGAGTCCACCGAGACAGATGAACGATTTTGTGCTACCGACCGCACTCGAGCACGTGCCGGATGTGATCGTGTTCGGAACGCAAGAATCCTGCTCGGAGCGGTTTGAATGGGAAGTGACGCTCCAGGAGACGCTCGGTCCATCCCATATCTTGCTCCACTCAACCAGCCTCGGTACACTGCATCTGGCCGCCTTCATACGACgggatttgatttggttttgttcggAACCGGAAGATGCGTGTCTATCGGTGCGGCCTGGAACTGCATTCCGTACGAAGGGTGCCGTTGCGATTTCGTTCTGCCTCTTTGGTACGTCGTTTCTCTTCGTCACTTCGCACCTTACCGCTCACCAGCAGAAGGTGAAGGAACGTGTCTCGGATGTAAAGAAGATCATCCACGCACTCGATCTGCCACGTAATCTGACGGTAAAGCATCGCAACCGGGATGTTACGCAGAACTTTGACAGTGTGTACTGGTGCGGTGATTTGAATTTCCGCTTGAGCGAACCACGCGATAAGCTGATGCAGTGGATCGAGACAACTCAGTTTCCGCTTCCGGCACATCTACCACACGGGTTCATGCATACCGACCAGCTGACGACGGTGCTGGCCGAAGGAGCCGCCTTCCGAGGATTTCGTGAAGCAAGAATTACTTTTCCTCCAACCTATAAG TACGATCCTGGAACTCAACGGTTTGATTCATCGAGCAAACAGCGCGCTCCGGCGTACACCGATCGGATACTGTACAAGTTTAAGCCGCTCCCGGCCACAACTGTTCACCGACGTGGTAGCAATGTTCCACCGGGGTCCAAAATCTCGCATCCTCCTTCGCCAGTCAAGTGTTTGGCGTACGATTCGGTGCAGAGCATAACGTCCTCCGATCACAAACCTGTCTGGGCTCTGTTTCGAAACACCATCCGGCCCGGCATCGATAC CGTCCCGCTTGCGGCAGGACTATTCAACAGAGAAGTGTACCTGGAAGGCATGAAACGACGATTAGACAACGCCGGTGCGGGATCTTCGGCCGTCTGCAGCATCCAATGA